One Pseudomonas brassicacearum genomic region harbors:
- a CDS encoding Lrp/AsnC family transcriptional regulator, translating to MEGLAKLDRIDISILVELQKDGRMTNVSLADAVGLSASPCLQRVKRLESLGYISSYKAHLNLAKITDSVTVFTEVTLSDHKREDFAKFESNIRLVDEVLECHLISGGYDYLVRFMTRSIQDYQDVMESLLDKNIGISKYFSYIVIKSPVRKDEIPLRKLLRH from the coding sequence ATGGAAGGTTTAGCGAAACTGGACCGGATCGACATCAGCATTTTGGTAGAGCTTCAAAAAGACGGCCGCATGACCAACGTCAGCCTGGCCGATGCCGTGGGCCTGTCCGCCAGTCCATGCTTGCAACGGGTCAAACGGCTGGAGTCGTTGGGGTATATCTCCAGCTACAAGGCCCATCTGAACCTGGCCAAGATTACCGATTCGGTGACGGTTTTCACCGAGGTCACCTTGAGCGACCACAAGCGCGAGGACTTCGCCAAGTTCGAATCCAACATCCGCCTGGTGGATGAAGTGCTCGAGTGTCACCTGATCAGTGGCGGCTACGATTACCTGGTGCGCTTCATGACCCGCAGCATCCAGGATTACCAGGACGTCATGGAAAGCCTGCTGGACAAGAACATCGGTATTTCCAAGTACTTCAGCTACATCGTCATCAAATCCCCGGTGCGCAAGGACGAAATCCCGTTGCGTAAGCTCTTGCGGCATTGA
- a CDS encoding hybrid sensor histidine kinase/response regulator → MAIEDTLLRQRKVLAEFGELALVSDDLEQILDEACRLVGAALETHLAKFMLLEDDGLTFIVRNGVGWTPDVVGKVRVQALEGTPERYSLSTSRPVISTDRATETRFRYHDFQIRNGVQAFVNVLVYGATEARPFGIFEVDSRSPRQFSESDIDFLRGYGNLLGAALRRVNALQAMRLSEERLRESERHYRIAAELNPLWPWTADSQGAVTTLDQRWYEYTGRTSTQTLGRQWLNAAHPDDRMSFARLWKRSLTTLQPFDTQIRLRKHTGEYRWFRIRALCSRDSAGQCEQWYGTVEDINERVQLEAALRDWNDLLEERIAKRTEQLEREQHERALAESKLRQSQKMEAVGQLTGGIAHDFNNLLAGITGSLELMQRHIDSHRYEGLSRYNSVALTSATRAAALTQRLLAFSRQQSLQPEVFEPRTVVASLEEMIRRSVGPSIHVECSFSGNDPIRCDPNGLENALLNLAINARDAMPGGGTLKLQVRSCEINERSSSEKTLPAGPYVDISVMDSGTGISADILSRVFDPFFTTKRIGEGSGLGLSMIYGFVQQSGGQVKIQSSVGVGTTVTMYFPVVNQPPAGIKHTQSEETTSLQAGSNETILLVDDEAAIRQMASEFLSDTGYRVVEALDSVSALKHADKLGSIDLLLTDIGLPGTMNGISLAEEMKARYPQLKVLFITGFAEGESLVRVDATTRILTKPFSLNDLGQRVGSLLHAGDDGASLA, encoded by the coding sequence ATGGCAATCGAAGACACGTTACTGCGCCAACGCAAGGTGCTTGCCGAGTTCGGTGAGCTGGCCCTGGTTTCCGATGACTTGGAGCAGATCCTGGATGAGGCCTGTCGCCTGGTGGGCGCCGCGCTCGAAACTCATCTGGCGAAGTTCATGTTGCTGGAAGACGACGGTCTTACCTTCATCGTGCGAAACGGCGTGGGCTGGACGCCGGACGTTGTCGGCAAAGTCCGTGTGCAAGCCCTGGAGGGCACCCCGGAAAGGTATTCGCTCAGTACCAGCCGCCCGGTCATCTCAACCGACCGCGCCACAGAAACCCGGTTTCGCTACCATGATTTTCAAATACGCAACGGGGTCCAGGCATTCGTTAACGTATTGGTCTACGGAGCGACCGAGGCACGCCCATTCGGGATTTTCGAAGTCGACAGTCGCAGCCCTCGGCAATTTAGCGAGAGCGATATCGATTTTCTGCGCGGCTACGGCAACCTGCTCGGTGCCGCATTAAGGCGGGTCAATGCCTTGCAGGCCATGCGCCTGTCTGAGGAACGACTGCGCGAAAGCGAACGACATTACCGCATCGCCGCCGAGCTCAATCCGCTCTGGCCCTGGACGGCCGACAGCCAGGGCGCCGTGACGACTCTGGATCAACGCTGGTATGAATACACCGGACGGACCTCCACACAGACACTCGGCCGCCAGTGGCTGAACGCGGCGCACCCCGATGACCGGATGTCATTTGCCCGATTATGGAAGCGCTCACTGACGACCCTGCAACCTTTCGACACCCAGATCCGCTTGCGAAAACACACCGGTGAATACCGTTGGTTCAGAATCCGGGCGCTTTGTAGCCGGGACTCTGCCGGGCAATGCGAACAGTGGTATGGCACCGTTGAGGACATCAACGAACGGGTGCAGTTGGAAGCCGCACTGAGGGATTGGAACGATCTGCTGGAAGAGCGTATTGCCAAGCGCACCGAGCAACTTGAGCGTGAACAACATGAGCGCGCCCTGGCCGAGTCCAAATTGCGGCAAAGTCAAAAAATGGAAGCGGTCGGCCAACTGACTGGTGGTATCGCCCATGACTTCAACAATCTCCTGGCGGGCATCACTGGCAGCCTGGAGCTGATGCAACGGCACATCGACAGTCACCGTTATGAGGGACTGTCGCGCTACAACTCCGTAGCCCTGACCTCGGCGACCCGTGCCGCCGCCTTGACCCAGCGCCTGCTGGCGTTCTCAAGGCAACAATCACTCCAGCCTGAAGTGTTCGAACCACGGACGGTGGTGGCGAGTCTTGAGGAAATGATCCGGCGCTCCGTAGGCCCCAGTATCCATGTCGAGTGCTCCTTCAGCGGTAACGACCCGATCCGATGCGATCCGAACGGCCTGGAAAACGCGCTCCTGAACCTGGCGATCAACGCCCGGGACGCCATGCCCGGCGGCGGAACCCTGAAGCTGCAAGTACGAAGCTGCGAGATCAATGAACGTTCTTCCAGCGAAAAGACCCTGCCAGCGGGTCCATACGTAGACATATCGGTCATGGACTCAGGCACGGGGATCAGCGCCGACATCCTGTCCCGGGTGTTTGATCCGTTCTTCACTACCAAGCGCATCGGCGAAGGATCCGGCTTGGGCCTGTCGATGATCTACGGGTTTGTCCAACAGTCCGGCGGGCAAGTAAAGATTCAAAGCAGTGTCGGCGTGGGCACGACGGTGACGATGTATTTTCCGGTGGTCAACCAGCCGCCTGCCGGCATTAAACACACCCAATCGGAAGAGACGACGTCACTGCAAGCAGGCAGCAACGAAACCATCCTGCTGGTCGACGACGAGGCCGCCATTCGCCAAATGGCTTCGGAGTTCCTGAGCGACACCGGTTACCGGGTCGTCGAGGCGCTGGACAGCGTGTCGGCCTTGAAGCACGCGGATAAGCTGGGGTCTATCGATTTGCTGCTGACGGACATCGGCCTGCCCGGAACCATGAACGGCATTAGCCTGGCAGAGGAAATGAAGGCCCGGTATCCGCAGCTCAAAGTGTTGTTCATCACCGGTTTTGCCGAAGGCGAAAGCCTGGTTCGCGTCGACGCAACCACCCGGATCCTGACCAAGCCGTTCAGTTTGAACGACCTCGGTCAGCGGGTGGGTTCGCTGCTTCATGCAGGTGATGACGGTGCGAGCCTCGCGTAA
- a CDS encoding alpha/beta fold hydrolase has protein sequence MNPFNRTLAVATLALATLNAEAASPAQAGTSVSAVGSVVQSASYVTTKDGVQLYYKDWGPRNGQVVTFSHGWPLDSDSWEAQMMFLASKGYRVVAHDRRGHGRSSQPWEGNDMDHYADDLAAVIEALDLKDVTLVGFSTGGGEVARYIGRHGTARVKKAVLVSSVPPLMLKTDTNPGGLPMEVFDGLRKASLENRSQLYLDIASGPFYGYNRKGAKPSQGLIQSFWAQGMQGGSKNTYDSIAAFSATDFRGDLKKFDVPTLVIHGDDDQIVPIDAAGRASAALIKGARLIIYAGAPHGLTETHKDRLNQDLLKFLQE, from the coding sequence ATGAACCCATTCAATCGCACCCTGGCCGTCGCTACGCTGGCCCTCGCCACCCTCAACGCCGAGGCCGCGTCACCTGCCCAGGCCGGTACGAGCGTGTCCGCGGTCGGCAGCGTTGTCCAGTCCGCCAGCTATGTCACCACCAAGGACGGCGTCCAGCTCTACTACAAGGACTGGGGTCCAAGGAATGGCCAGGTGGTGACCTTCAGCCACGGTTGGCCGCTGGACTCTGACAGCTGGGAAGCGCAGATGATGTTCCTCGCTTCGAAGGGTTATCGCGTGGTCGCCCATGATCGTCGCGGCCACGGTCGCTCCAGTCAGCCTTGGGAAGGCAACGACATGGATCACTACGCCGACGACCTGGCGGCGGTCATCGAAGCGCTGGACCTCAAGGATGTCACCCTGGTGGGTTTCTCGACGGGGGGCGGTGAAGTGGCGCGCTACATCGGCCGTCACGGCACCGCGCGGGTGAAGAAGGCCGTGCTGGTCTCGTCCGTGCCACCGCTGATGCTCAAGACCGACACCAACCCCGGTGGCCTGCCGATGGAGGTGTTCGATGGCTTGCGCAAGGCGTCCCTGGAGAATCGCTCGCAGCTTTACCTGGACATCGCCTCGGGCCCGTTCTATGGCTACAACCGCAAGGGGGCCAAGCCCTCCCAAGGCCTGATCCAGTCTTTCTGGGCGCAAGGCATGCAGGGTGGCAGCAAGAACACCTATGACTCGATCGCGGCATTCTCGGCCACTGACTTCCGTGGCGACCTGAAGAAGTTCGACGTGCCGACGCTGGTCATCCACGGCGACGACGATCAGATTGTGCCCATCGACGCAGCGGGCCGGGCCTCGGCGGCGCTGATCAAGGGTGCCCGCCTCATCATCTACGCCGGTGCACCGCACGGCTTGACTGAGACCCACAAGGACCGTCTTAACCAGGATCTGTTGAAGTTCCTCCAGGAATAA